In Aquimarina sp. TRL1, a single window of DNA contains:
- a CDS encoding DUF6438 domain-containing protein, producing MRLVLIVSLFITIISCASSQKELPSSYIKLSKTSCLGTCPVYDIKISKKGLLLYNGINHVPTMGVLQKQLSDKELNKIISLFETSKFKTIKPVIKKEIRDIPKVIISYENQLLKFHGNQVPESIQTIITYLEAIVQP from the coding sequence ATGAGATTAGTATTAATTGTATCATTGTTCATCACTATAATATCATGTGCTTCTAGTCAAAAAGAGTTGCCCTCCTCTTATATAAAACTTTCAAAAACTTCATGTTTGGGGACATGTCCTGTATATGATATTAAAATATCAAAAAAAGGACTTCTTTTATATAACGGGATTAATCATGTTCCAACGATGGGAGTATTACAGAAACAACTTTCTGATAAAGAACTAAACAAGATCATATCATTGTTTGAAACTTCTAAATTCAAAACGATAAAGCCCGTTATTAAAAAAGAGATTCGAGATATTCCTAAAGTAATTATTTCATACGAAAATCAGCTTTTAAAATTCCATGGAAATCAAGTACCTGAAAGTATTCAAACAATTATTACGTATCTAGAAGCTATAGTACAGCCATAG
- a CDS encoding putative zinc-binding metallopeptidase produces MRKSFEKLKFLSIIFLSVLILSNCNKDDDGIIVQPDEKETENHTDPDPTDEQGEGEQGDITLYRVVGENLVKEKDYTVSGKHETFQKDTQKHMEIWNLVKKIVPPSYLKKMNEFIIYAGEANGTAGYVYETKKDLSTWRMGIAIDFAYDGGFNANGELAYTIIHEFGHILTLDNSQLDSSTSSDNCTNFFPGEGCAKNDAYINVLYNKFWKDIWNAYKDAQNDESQKQEFYNTYQDRFVTAYASTNPGEDIAEVFATFVTKDKRDSNSTIASQKINLMYEYNELIRLRDFIRKNTVSSSKSKRALPVAGQWKQASRIGKNHGQCRRKH; encoded by the coding sequence ATGAGGAAATCATTCGAAAAATTAAAATTCTTATCTATTATTTTTTTATCAGTTCTGATACTGAGTAACTGCAATAAAGACGATGATGGTATCATTGTACAACCCGATGAAAAAGAAACCGAAAACCACACAGACCCGGATCCTACAGATGAGCAAGGAGAAGGAGAACAAGGAGATATTACGTTATATCGAGTGGTTGGAGAAAATCTCGTAAAAGAAAAAGATTATACTGTTTCCGGAAAGCATGAAACTTTTCAAAAAGATACTCAGAAACATATGGAAATATGGAATCTGGTCAAAAAAATAGTTCCTCCTTCTTATCTAAAAAAGATGAATGAATTTATCATTTATGCGGGAGAAGCCAATGGTACTGCAGGATATGTCTACGAAACCAAAAAAGATTTATCTACCTGGCGAATGGGAATTGCTATTGATTTTGCCTACGATGGTGGGTTTAATGCCAATGGAGAACTGGCTTATACAATAATTCATGAATTCGGACATATTCTTACCCTGGATAATTCTCAATTAGACAGTAGTACTTCTTCCGACAATTGTACAAACTTTTTTCCCGGAGAAGGCTGTGCCAAAAATGACGCTTACATCAATGTTTTATACAATAAGTTTTGGAAAGATATTTGGAATGCATATAAAGACGCCCAAAACGACGAATCCCAAAAGCAAGAATTTTATAATACGTATCAAGATCGATTTGTAACCGCTTACGCTTCTACAAATCCAGGAGAAGATATTGCAGAAGTGTTTGCCACATTTGTTACCAAAGACAAAAGAGACAGTAATTCAACAATTGCCTCTCAAAAAATAAACTTGATGTATGAGTATAATGAGCTTATAAGGCTTAGGGACTTTATTAGAAAAAACACGGTTTCTTCCTCTAAATCCAAAAGGGCACTACCTGTTGCCGGACAATGGAAACAAGCATCTAGAATAGGAAAAAATCATGGTCAATGTCGAAGAAAACACTAA
- a CDS encoding RNA polymerase sigma factor has translation MMSENVKDICKPKVFEDIYRSQSRTLRNYIYYKSGDVEQAEDIVQEAFVKLWKNCSKVIFEKAAGFLFLVAKNMHLNHETRKKVIFRHRQTLGNTEKRSIESPEFLLEEKEFMIKIERVLANLPDGQREVFLLNRIDKKTYKEIAEIVGISVKAVEKRMYNALLVIRKEIGDV, from the coding sequence ATGATGTCAGAAAACGTCAAAGATATATGTAAACCTAAGGTGTTCGAAGATATTTATAGAAGTCAATCACGTACGCTTAGAAATTATATTTATTATAAATCAGGAGATGTAGAACAGGCAGAGGATATTGTTCAGGAAGCTTTTGTAAAATTGTGGAAGAATTGTTCTAAAGTAATTTTTGAGAAGGCTGCCGGTTTTTTATTCCTCGTTGCAAAAAACATGCACCTCAATCATGAAACTCGTAAGAAAGTAATTTTCAGACATCGTCAAACATTAGGAAATACAGAGAAAAGATCTATTGAGTCTCCTGAGTTTTTATTGGAAGAGAAAGAATTCATGATAAAAATAGAACGAGTATTAGCCAATCTTCCGGATGGTCAAAGAGAAGTGTTTTTACTAAATAGAATAGATAAAAAAACCTACAAGGAAATAGCAGAAATTGTTGGAATTTCGGTAAAGGCAGTAGAAAAACGAATGTATAATGCCTTGTTAGTCATTAGAAAAGAAATTGGAGATGTTTAG
- a CDS encoding FecR family protein: MEQKNTDNTFLVRWLNNELTKEELEAFEQSEKTERIRYTIKKIGTLDAPQYKEEEILKQIKEQLNETSKMRPLFPKWLYMAAASVAILLGMYYFFDNSTKFETTYGETKVVSLPDGSEIKLNAKTQVSYDKENWDANRTVLLDGEAYFEVEKGSAFVVKTKEGAVTVLGTRFNTKVEKGFIEVQCHEGRVKVSGTTIGERILNKGDAFRKINETQKNWKIEEEVPSWIKGESTFAEVPIHYVITALQKQFDVVFEVHSIDQRVLYTGGFAHDNLEIALKTVFDPMRISYIFKDKTTIVLEAE; encoded by the coding sequence ATGGAACAAAAAAATACGGATAACACTTTTCTGGTTAGATGGTTAAATAATGAATTGACAAAAGAAGAATTAGAAGCCTTTGAACAGTCTGAAAAAACGGAGCGAATACGCTATACTATTAAAAAGATAGGTACGTTAGATGCTCCTCAATATAAAGAAGAGGAAATACTGAAGCAGATTAAAGAACAACTGAATGAAACATCAAAAATGCGTCCTCTTTTTCCAAAATGGTTGTATATGGCAGCTGCTTCGGTAGCAATACTATTAGGAATGTATTACTTTTTTGATAATAGTACGAAATTTGAAACCACTTATGGAGAAACGAAAGTGGTTTCATTACCAGATGGTTCTGAAATAAAACTAAATGCAAAAACACAGGTTTCCTATGATAAAGAAAATTGGGATGCCAACAGAACTGTATTGTTGGATGGAGAAGCGTATTTTGAGGTAGAAAAAGGAAGTGCATTTGTCGTAAAAACTAAAGAAGGAGCTGTGACGGTATTAGGAACGAGATTTAATACCAAAGTAGAAAAGGGATTTATAGAAGTACAGTGCCATGAAGGAAGAGTAAAAGTTTCAGGAACTACTATCGGAGAACGAATACTGAATAAAGGAGATGCTTTTAGAAAAATAAATGAAACCCAGAAAAATTGGAAAATTGAAGAAGAAGTTCCTTCCTGGATCAAGGGAGAAAGTACTTTTGCAGAAGTTCCAATTCACTATGTAATTACTGCTTTGCAAAAACAATTTGATGTTGTCTTTGAGGTACATTCGATAGACCAACGTGTTTTATATACTGGTGGTTTTGCGCATGATAATCTGGAAATAGCTTTAAAAACAGTTTTTGATCCTATGAGAATTTCTTATATTTTTAAGGATAAAACCACCATTGTGCTTGAGGCTGAATAA